In Cryptomeria japonica chromosome 10, Sugi_1.0, whole genome shotgun sequence, a genomic segment contains:
- the LOC131036704 gene encoding uncharacterized protein LOC131036704 has translation MENTKNDKKPKAPPPVKQERIEKAVDALMKWVKSQPKYQKPQLLEHDEFLYMIVTLKKIPAKERTNPYKIRMPNPLFSLDGSQEICLIINDGEKRTSRVSSEFAKAKIKEESLPISKVLKYSKLKTDYKPFEAKRKLCGSYDMFMADRSVIPLLPRHLGKTFFKKKKHPIPVDLSHKQWRRQIELACSCALVYLRGGTCCVVKVGKVSQERDEIVQNVSAVIDGLAEVIPKKWKNVRSLHLKMLESVALPIYQVVPERPFKIEGVGSGAGLQVSVEESEKEVHARDSEEGEKKAFKKGRIHNVRYMDHMLGDMSDDLLGNKDQNEGLLGDDNQYDSFLGYEEQNDGLLDDEDQKEVDLPLSSEVGESKVFSGDDECDGRIPKSTEKNGSGKKIAGARRRKDSIMEGNSGSLNDGDVIDSMQPSFSTPASGHRKKSKSIDSGKASAKKGKTKNVEDGTVMNSVKGSAKIVKNKHFEDGTVTDVKSSAKKLKIKIFEDEAVTDSVNASGKKGKTKLLRGKAIAA, from the coding sequence ATGGAGaacacaaaaaatgacaaaaagccCAAAGCTCCACCTCCTGTGAAACAAGAAAGAATCGAAAAAGCCGTAGATGCTCTGATGAAATGGGTAAAGTCTCAGCCCAAATATCAGAAACCCCAGCTTCTAGAACACGACGAGTTTTTGTACATGATCGTGACTTTGAAAAAAATTCCAGCCAAAGAAAGAACAAACCCTTATAAGATTCGGATGCCCAATCCCTTGTTTTCACTGGATGGAAGCCAAGAGATTTGTTTGATAATAAATGATGGTGAAAAGCGGACGTCTCGGGTTTCTTCTGAATTTGCCAAGGCGAAGATTAAAGAGGAAAGCTTGCCCATTTCAAAGGTATTGAAGTATTCAAAGCTTAAGACTGATTATAAGCCCTTTGAGGCCAAGAGGAAGCTTTGTGGGTCTTATGATATGTTCATGGCTGATCGATCCGTGATTCCATTATTGCCTAGGCATTTAGGGAAGACCTTTTTTAAGAAGAAGAAGCATCCCATTCCTGTGGATTTGAGCCACAAGCAGTGGAGGAGGCAGATTGAGCTAGCTTGCAGCTGTGCTTTAGTTTACCTTCGAGGGGGTACATGTTGTGTGGTGAAGGTGGGGAAGGTTTCTCAAGAAAGGGATGAAATCGTGCAGAATGTTAGTGCTGTGATCGATGGGCTTGCGGAGGTGATACCGAAGAAGTGGAAGAATGTTAGGTCTTTGCATTTGAAGATGTTGGAGTCTGTGGCTTTGCCAATTTATCAAGTTGTTCCGGAGAGGCCATTCAAGATTGAGGGTGTGGGAAGTGGGGCAGGATTGCAGGTTTCGGTAGAGGAATCCGAGAAAGAAGTACATGCTAGGGATTCTGAGGAAGGAGAGAAGAAGGCGTTCAAGAAGGGGCGGATCCATAATGTGCGGTACATGGACCATATGTTGGGGGACATGTCAGATGATCTTTTGGGTAACAAGGATCAGAACGAGGGTCTATTAGGTGATGATAATCAATACGATAGTTTTCTGGGTTATGAGGAGCAGAATGATGGTCTTTTGGATGATGAGGACCAGAAAGAGGTTGATTTACCGCTCTCCTCCGAGGTGGGCGAAAGTAAGGTTTTTTCAGGTGATGATGAATGTGACGGTAGGATTCCAAAGTCTACAGAGAAGAACGGATCTGGGAAAAAGATAGCAGGTGCCAGAAGGAGGAAGGATTCGATTATGGAGGGCAATTCAGGCTCTTTGAATGATGGAGATGTCATTGATTCAATGCAACCCAGTTTTTCTACCCCAGCTTCAGGGCACAGAAAGAAAAGCAAATCTATTGATAGTGGAAAAGCCTCAGCCAAGAAAGGAAAGACTAAAAATGTTGAAGATGGGACAGTCATGAATAGTGTCAAGGGCTCggcaaaaatagtgaaaaacaaacattttgaagaTGGAACAGTTACTGATGTCAAGTCCTCGGCGAAAAAATTGAAGATTAAAATTTTTGAAGATGAGGCGGTTACTGACAGTGTCAATGCCTCGGGAAAGAAAGGAAAGACTAAACTTTTGAGAGGAAAAGCTATTGCAGCTTGA